In the genome of Paraburkholderia caribensis, the window TGAATCTCGGCGTGCAGCGCAAATTTTCGAAGTCGCATGCGTTGACACTCTATGAGAATTGCCTGCGTTTTCAGAAGGTTGGCTCGACCGGCTGGATCGAATTGCCCGTCCTTCGGAAACTGCTGGGAGCGACCCAGGAGTATTACGACGACTTTCGCCGCCTGAATAGCAAGGTGATTCAGAAGGCCGTCAAGGAGATCAACGACGTCTCAGACATCAACGTCGACGTCGAGTATCAGCGGCTCGGTCGTTCGGTCACGGGTGTGAAGTTTCTGATCCGGCAAGGCGCGCAACAGTCGCTTCTTACGCCCGAGACAGAAGACGAGTTCGCGCACGTCCGCGACAGTGAAATTTATCGGAAGCTCCGGGCTCACGGGATTGGCGACAAGCTGGCGCTCAGTTTCGTCATCGAGGATGAGGAGCGAGCCCGTCTGGTCGTGCAGCTGGCGGAAGAGAAAGACCGCAAAGGTCAGATCAAGCGTTCTACGGCCGGGTTCATTCGGACGCTGATCGAGAACAAGGCCGATGTGTCTGAGCCGGAATACGAAAAAGAGAAACGCGAAAAGGCTCAGAAGCAGGCGGCGGCCGTGCGCACGCGCACCCTCGACGCCCGCATGCAGGAATTGCGGATCGACTTCGATCGCCTCCAGTGCGCTGCAGCCGTGAAGGCGCTGACACAGGATGAGAAGCGCGCGTTTGCCCGTCAGTTCGTCGAAGGCGACGGAGCCAAATATGCGCGCGAGTTCCGTCCCGATAGCCCGGGGCTGTTTTCCGGCTCGGTGGGGCGTGTGAATTTCGCGTCGTGGCTGAGAAACCGCGTGCGTCCGGAATTCGACGCGACAAAGTTCGACGGTTGGCTTTCTGAGAATCACCAGGAAGTTTCGTTGCAACGGAATTCATAAAAATCGCGGTTTTCCGTTGAATAAATGGCTTTCTGTCGAGCCATCTGATATAAGCTGACTGCATCGTCTTTTGCGGATCAGCTAATGAACATCACTATTCAAGACATCGTCGATCAGGCCGCGCGCGCGACTGACATCGTCTCGCAGGTTCGGGGTCGCATGCTGGCTCCCAACGCCCGCAAAAACCCTCCCGTTTTCAACGCTTCCCAGCTTGCTGCGCTGTGTGAAGTCGACAAGAGTCAAATCACTTACCGCACGTCGAAAGGGGACCTTCCCCCGGGAACCGTCAACGCGACGGGCTCGCGGCGCGAATTCTCCTTGCTGGAAGCCCGCGAATGGGTACGCGCCTACCGCGGCAACGCGCTGCGACCGGCGAATGCACCGGCCATGACGGTCGCCATCGGTAACTTCAAGGGTGGCGTCAGCAAGACGACTACGGCGATGACGCTAGCCCAAGGCTTGAGTTTGCGCGGTCATCGCGTGCTGGTGATCGACACCGATCCGCAAGGCTCGTTGACCACGTTGTTCGGCATTCTTCCCGATACCGAGGTCGAGGAAGATTCGACGATCACGGCCTTGGCGACAGGAGATCAAACGAGTATCGAATACGCAATCCGCGAGACGTATTGGGATGGCATCGATCTCGTGCCTGCCTCGTCTTCGCTCTTCAACGTCGAGTTCATCCTGCCGAGCCGGCAAATGAAGGAACCGGACTTCGAATTCTGGAACGTGTTGAACACGAGCCTCGAACAGGCGCGCAGCAACTATGACGTGATCATCATCGACACGCCGCCCGCGCTGAGCTACGGCACCGTCAACGCGTTCATGGCCGCCGATGGCCTGATCGTCCCGACGCCGCCGAATGCACTCGACTTTGCCAGCTCGGCGCAATTCTGGACGCTCTTCAGCGATCTCGCGTCGAACCTCACGGCAGAAACGAACACGGACAAGTCGTTCGAGTTCATTCACGTGCTGCTTTCGCGTGTGGACCCTGCCGATGCTGCCGC includes:
- a CDS encoding ParA family protein, translated to MNITIQDIVDQAARATDIVSQVRGRMLAPNARKNPPVFNASQLAALCEVDKSQITYRTSKGDLPPGTVNATGSRREFSLLEAREWVRAYRGNALRPANAPAMTVAIGNFKGGVSKTTTAMTLAQGLSLRGHRVLVIDTDPQGSLTTLFGILPDTEVEEDSTITALATGDQTSIEYAIRETYWDGIDLVPASSSLFNVEFILPSRQMKEPDFEFWNVLNTSLEQARSNYDVIIIDTPPALSYGTVNAFMAADGLIVPTPPNALDFASSAQFWTLFSDLASNLTAETNTDKSFEFIHVLLSRVDPADAAAGVVREWISATYAEKVLPVEIPKTAVTAASSAEFGTVYDISRYDGNAKTYRRAREAYDRVTEIVEQSIVAFWAKSE
- a CDS encoding replication initiation protein; protein product: MPRSSPTEVRTESVKKHVAAIHTSGELSLLERKLSNVLLLHSYDNLLNTRTHRLPVRTLMLVLGWTESENTEKLREALRQLATTAVEFNVMDDGRERWSVMPILSFAEIRAGVCSYRYDEALAEKLYDPSIYATVNLGVQRKFSKSHALTLYENCLRFQKVGSTGWIELPVLRKLLGATQEYYDDFRRLNSKVIQKAVKEINDVSDINVDVEYQRLGRSVTGVKFLIRQGAQQSLLTPETEDEFAHVRDSEIYRKLRAHGIGDKLALSFVIEDEERARLVVQLAEEKDRKGQIKRSTAGFIRTLIENKADVSEPEYEKEKREKAQKQAAAVRTRTLDARMQELRIDFDRLQCAAAVKALTQDEKRAFARQFVEGDGAKYAREFRPDSPGLFSGSVGRVNFASWLRNRVRPEFDATKFDGWLSENHQEVSLQRNS